TTTTCTGCTTCTTGCTACCATAgagttatttcaaataaaaaatggcatacagttattataaataaattcacaaatGAATTTGCTTATTGGTAGGTAGCATCAAAGATAAAAACTACCACAGCTTCGAAAAAACATACGCAAGCCGTAAAAGATCCAGCAAAATAAACTGTagctttcatttttatttattaattaatttcgccACAGAATAActagaataataaatgttaggtttattttatattttgattaactactcgtatattaatgaataattataccACAGTGTTAAAAcgatctaatatattattttgttacagcaGAATCGTAATATCAATTCAAAAGAATACTTCATTACAATGTTACGAATTTAACGACAACGAACAATTAGCTAATTATGTTATCCCACAATTCTTATGACACACAGAGCACACTTCGACAGATAACAACTATCATAGTAACCATAGCAACGGCAAGAAGACAAGAGTACGAAAAACAAAAGAGGTCTGTTTTCGTTGGTTAAAATCCTTtgatatcttataaattaaatcaaaatattcttataaaagcaTTTTCCATgttacattgttgatttaaatttaaagctaaaacTAGTACGGAACGTATATTCTACCggaaagaaccggcaagaaactatgTAGTTACTCTcctccaccattttaattacatagtatgtCAGTTGAgtacattaacatttttatatatcccgtctagaatataaatactaagtccacgcaatttttttataaatataatctcgtATTATGTGATAGTCGGCGAAAAACGATAACATAATAAAGAAACCTCCATGTTTAGGATTAAAGTCTGCCACTTCCACCAATCGGTATTGGACGGCGTGATCCACCCAGCGGATATGATCCACACCGGCTCCCCAAGAGGAAAGAAAACCAGAgctcagcagtggaacatttacaggctgtaacttttatacaattgttttgttatttattctagGGTCAGAAAAATCATGGTATCAACAcgctaataaatttaaagaaattccaTACATACGTCAATTATTGGTTCTTACTTAAAGGCACTTACTGGGTTACTACGATGCTCAccttgaatgtttttttttgaatttgaatttcacacgactgtataaaatataaacataaagatATAATACATATCTACGTGTGCTACATATATTTTAGCAAatggtttggaatgtagattctattgaAACCGGCAAGAAAGCATGTGACTTTGGAGCTATGAAATTACATATTTCTACATAAGCATTACATTTATACATTTCCAAATGAAAATGTATCAGTTTATCCATTTTGGCCTTTCatcaatgtataatataacccgtactaaaacaattttattatacacgaATACTAGTGAGATAAAATATAAGCGATACTTATTGCGTATGTGTGAGTAACCAGCTTTAGCATCCACAATCAATTCCAATCAGTTGGTCTCAAGCGACGCGAGCGCAAGTACTATCATATTCTGTCGTGtttgtgtaataatatttacataaaatgattTGGCTTATAACAGACAACGGTGAGTCATTGTTTTCAATTACGATTAGATTAAAAACGAACTAAATTGATAGTATttagtttattcaaattattattatatattaacctaAAAATTGTATTCAGTGAACCTAACTATTGTAgatatgatttaaattgattatttaattcacaacagcgtttcatttttaaataaatatgtatatttgcttgtaatagtactttaaaaaaaagatttatgttGATAAATGTATTGCGACAGGGCttagttatttaataagatGACGAGATTATCGTAAAACAAACTTACGAATTAATGAGGGACACTCGGAGGTAGAAAGAATAGATCGGATGTTAGCAATTATtggacaaagttaaaaatattatatagttgtgTTACAACTGGATAAATATTTGCTACTAATACGAAAAATCTTATCAATATTATCGAAGATAATTATAAATCCTATATTATAtggttgtataatattattaatacaattaattgtgttataatatacgatcatattaaaattgatgttaCGTTACATttcatcttattttattacCGATGATTTACggtcttatataaatattcagttaGGAATATCCTCACGAGTTATGCACTAAATAAAAACTAGATTTATGGATTGTTAAGATTACTTGCCCGCTTATGTCCGATTGATGGGAATCTTCTGCCAGTTAGTAGACCGGATGAGATAATTTTATATGGCACATGCAACCTGCATTCtcacgatattttatttcacactgaatacgagatgaattatattgcaaattaaattctGTTGTACATGTTCCTGCTTGAATGATTGGACTTATTTTAGTTGTGATCCACGTTTTCTACCCTTTTTGGCAGATGTATGTATAcagaatatactaaaaataaatcggACCTTTGCGAAAACCTTGCCTTGAGATTCTAATTTTTCTGTTCTTTGCGAAATAATCCGATTCATCCGATCCGATTATCCcacaacataaatacatatagatGAGTAAATTAATGATGGACGGGATATGAATAAAACTTAATGCAATTGTCGTCTAAATGTTTACAAAGACAAGTTCGCAGTGGAGCAGTTTTCAATACAAGACAATACGGTATTGTCCGGCTTTGAATCGTCTTCGAAGTGCTCTTTTAAATGCTTGTCCGGAAAATACGTCGTATGAATTCTAAGCAGCAAATCTGTcattgaaaaaagaatataaatttaaagagatGGTTTAAAactattctttataaatatacttttatagtatagtttaaaaaaaatgctatagtTTAAAATGATACAAGAATAGATATTCGATATTCccgagctgagatggcccagtggttagaacgcgtgcatcttaaccgatcatttcgggttcaaacccagacaggcaccactgaattttcatgtacttaatttgtgtttataattcatctcgtgctgggcggtgaaggaaatcatcgtgaggaaacctgcatatttcaaatttcaacgaaattctgtgtattccgccaacccgcattggagcagcgtggtggaatatgcttcaaaccttctcctcaaagggagaggaggcctttagcccagcagtgggaaatttacaggctgctaatttttgtattgttgtgtttcgattgTATTTGAAGGGtgtcagtgtaacaacaggctcaggggacataacatcttagttctcaagctCAGTGGCGCATTAGTGTTTTAAGAAGTGGTTGATATTTCATACAAATGAACATGAACATGAAACAATaattccattataaatataacaaaatattttcgttacaGGATATAGAATAGAATCTCTGACACCAGATACATTTCACGGCGCATTAAAGGTCAgtgttgttgttttgttttttaaaagattgCCCAACGGCAttgatcagatattcttatgAACTGAAACTGAAAATAAACTAAAGATATCTTTTTAACTGACTTCGAATAAGGAGGAGGTTCTCAATTCGActgcattttgtttttttttttacctcagACTTTCGACTAggtgaaccgattttgataattCTTTTTTAGAAAccacacaatataataattaattacactttTGATTATAGAATATTACGAAGGAAAGTGACTATGATAGAAAGTaggaacaatattttttgatttttaaattttatataattccatttatgaaaattaaataataacggaaatatataaatatgtacttaaaaaaatctttcaaataaGTTTTTCAATTGAGaatagtgattttttttcttataatataaatactttaacatAGCACTTTCACTTGGTGAACAAATTGtatagtactcagtatttttgtgctccgatttgaagtgtgagtgagccagtgtaacaaaagTAGGCAAAACATCTTATTTTCCAAGATTAGTTTCTTGCAGTGCCATTTTCTATGGCCGATGTTCACACTTACCATGTGGCCTTCCTATAAAAAATAGGTTTTGTGcgtaaagattaatttaatttgtgtaaacCAGTCACGAACATATTGCAGCAACATCTTTGAAATTCTGTTTGTACAGGAAAATTATAAAGGAATTACATTAGGTGATCTCTAATTAGTGGTCTTCATTAATTAGCACGATACATATgaaggtaaatatataattatatgtatatatatatttacttatactaCGGTTTTTGTCGTTGCTAATGTTATTAcgacataatattttcaattgattattttctttttaaaatatatatgagtttattaGGTTTCTGTTGGCTTTGTTACATTTCAATACCTCAGAAAACTGTTAAAAACGTGAGTTCTGCATCTGATCTCCTCGTTATATCAGATTTTCATCACATCAGACCATGAGAACAAAGATTTAGACAATGTACCGTGCTTATGTGAAGTAGATAATCttcagcaaaataaaataaatgtatcggTTGACAATGTTCTAGAAAATTCAATTTtagagaattaattattttatactttataggtGAACGAAGATTTGCTTAGAAATTCGTCGGTCGACTATTATTATGAGAATATGATCCCCACACtgcaaaataatatcaaatactaGTAATAGgtgtttatgtatattcatataggTAATAAAAGAAGCATTCTGTCAAGATGAAGCTGTATCAATAGGATCAGAGATCAATACGAATCCTAAAGCGGCTGAGGAACTTCTCGAATTATGCGCAGATGCAGCACTGGACGGCGTTTCGTTAATCGCCGTAAATGAGAACACAGGAGAAGTAGTGGCAGTTGCGTTTAACAAAATACAggtatttcataattttctcagactataaaacaaaagacagatGGAGTGTACGAGATATTAAAGTGgagcaataaaaattaaaaaataaaaaccgaaTGCAAATTGCCTTTATGtctagtaattaaaaatttctcaatattgattttatcgtattaacaaaaaaaaaatacgttcatCTCATGTTAAATCTAAGGTTGTTGACACACTTTTGTTGGCTTTTTTTTCAACTGCAATATAAGCTGCAGATTGTAAGGCCTTAGTTAATAAATGTAACGGATGTActtgcaattatttttacaacGTTCGCTATCAAAATAATTGCtatcactttattttttatgaaaaacaaaacagaaCTTTATCGTGTAAACGACAAAATGTAAACATGTTTTTAACAGGTTAAAACGTCGGATGCATCAGAAAAGCCATTCTTTGAAATATTTGCCGACGAGCGCTGCACACAGGCTTCATCGCGCTCGCTTATACAATTTATGGCCGACGTGGACGGGAGGTGCAATTTATTCGAAAAGtgagtatattaattttttgtcattataatacattttaaatatatatatacatatattaaacaaacacgATAATTCGTGGCACGTGATTATCGTGTTTATTAGTTAAATGAACATTGTATAGATATAACAATTACTAAATTCTAAATAACACTAAATATGTCAACTATAAAGtattaaagtaacagcctttaaatgtgtcacttctgggctaaggcatcatctcccttttgaggagaaggttgggaGCTTGTTCCACCACACAAATgaaagtggcagaatttcatgaaaattgaacacatgcaggtttccttaggATGTTTTCTTTCCGCGAACcgtgatatgaattataaacacaaatgaaacatgaaaattcatccTGGATTGAACATGGAATTATCggataagatgcacgcgttctaaccactgggtcactCATATTAAATACGATTCATTCATAAATACGATATTAATAAGCTTTAAACTAATTCCAGATACAAAGTCGACTGCAGTcttgaaataatgtttttagCAACCCTTCGTGACTACAGGAGACTAAATCTGGGTACAGAACTTTGCAAATGTTCAATAGATTTAGGGAGAAGAATAAAAGATGGTACTTCTTATCCTATCAACGTTGAAGATCTTGGCCCAGAATATTCACATTTAAAAATGCGTAAACCAATCAACACGTATCCAAAAATTTGTCAAGCTATATGGACAACCAAAGTTTCCCGGAAAATTGGTAGAAGTCTAAATTTTATGGTTCACTTGAGAGTACCTCTGTCGGAATTCGTATTTAATGGAAAAACTTATTCTGAGCGGATTGGAGATGAAGCTGCATTTTGTGAAGTTGCGGCATTATCTTTGTAATGActtgtaaattaaaatcttcAACTAGTAAAGTGAAAATTACAGTCAGACAAAGcgtttaaaacaatacaagacTATTTTCTGTAAGCaaacaatttcaaaattgaattatattacaagaataatagattattaaatcaatGGAAGAAAAACCtttgattgttttaataataatattattacttatatgacaatttttttagttGGCATTGTTAATAGAAATAGGCATTAAGAgcagttattaaaaaagaaaatttcattgactgtattttgatttcaattcaCAAGACCTGATAACGGTACAAGAGACAGCTAGATATCGACGGATTTAATTGCATTTGGTAACTTGGGGCAAATTGGTTCTGGTAATTGATTTGGTCTCGACATTGACTTTCCCAGGCAGTCTCACGGCGGTTATTCCATTAATCCTCGATTGTTGTCACAGCGCTCATTGAAGTGtaaaaaattcattaattatattcctGGGCGATGTTCAGGGAAAGGctttttaaaagtacttttagatttatattacttttaaaagtacCTGTATTATACAAACATGTGTTTTTCCGATTTCACAAGGAAACCactgtatgtattattttaatttttactttacctATAAGCTGTACATTTTACAACTGTACaattttttagttatatcttATTGTAACGTAGGAATAAAGGTCATTATTGGTATAGTGCATTCAAAGCGATCACTGtcaaaaattgtcaaaatatgtacaaaattgtACTGTTTATGTAAGATTCGTTTGGATATTGAGATCCTATAATACATATAGAAATGTCTGTGGACTTGTCGTcttttttagataataatttgcaatatattttagcCAACATAAATGAAGCTATTATAACAAtctataaatgaaaatgaaagtttaaatttggcaaaaactcgtattattatattaattattttaattataaaattcctagcaaatttgaattaatatcaTAGGCGTTCTATCTGCTCAATGTATCTGAATATCTatggtattaattattattctattaatttctattgaattatctcaattatatttacataattgatatgaaaatgattataaatatatacataataaaggttaaaaataggaactaaataaaatattttaacaagagGAATAATAGCTTTATAATGTCATATTACAATTTAAGGGTCCCTTAAAAATAAACCAGGCGGAGTACATTTTTTAGGATGGATATGTCAAAAGTGTTATCTcaattgcataaaatataagttattttttttaaagatttgaaaatggaatgataatataatatttaaaacaagtctATATGTAAATTATGAATCATATAATAGGTGAAAAGTGGcactttatttatgtattaaatcctTACTGGATAAAAAGTACGCCGATGTTGCTCTCGACTGAACTTCATATTTGTTATCAAGTACGTTATTTCATACTTCAACGGtccataaaataagaaaaaaaaaggataaagACATTCTAACATTATGTATTACTTACACATAAGtcaatttttcttatataaaaacaatgtcgTAATCGAAACACGACATGaagataaattgaaaattgGATTACACACCCCACAAAAGACTTAactattatttgatttgaattgtatatttaaattttactacatAGCAATCGTTGCAGTACtctatatagtttaaaaattaattgggTGGATATGAAAATGATACGAGGAActgattaataatgataaacttacttattaatatgttttttcatAGAAACAcacaggatatttttttatatcgaaaacGATACCAAAATTATGCTTGTATCTCAGAATATCAATTGATCTGTGTAAAATCGTATttgtatctaaaataaaaattctatagaGTTCTAATAACTAACTAGCCGTGCATAGATCTATTCACAAAGGCGTGCTTCCTCTATGTTAAATTTATCGGATTAATTAGTATGCTATACTAAAAATGACATCTAATTTAtacttagtcgtctcacgcacactaagatatttTGCAaacacgagcgtcactcacgcATACTAATAGGTAGACATTATACGAACACCGTAATTACctattaatgtattttcataACCAGATTTGTGTATAGACcaaattccaaatttgaaattcgaaaaatGACGATCTtccaaacaatatttatttcaaatttcatcttcattaatgatattttcaaaaaggttttacttCTTCATTTAACCTATTAACATAAGCCTGTATAATATACTGTTTTCCATATTTCTAAATATCTGAAATGATGAGTTTTGATACAAACTTACATTCCAATTTAACCCTTGAAATTTAGGAAATGAATTTTGAATAATCCTTTCTTAATGCTCAcctcgcgaggaaacctgcatgactgtgtttaatttctattacgttattttttcgtcaacttttataaaacttttaatgcctttgtttttagtaaaatatgaaCACATTATTCTAAAAATCAGACTTCCCGAGAGTTGTTACAGATTGAGGTAAATTCAGTACTCTTCAAAAATGGATTTATTCtgatagaaacataaaaaaaacaacatgaaAATAGtagtaaatctatatattagcatatttttttatattaggcaataagtagatttattttatttttccatttggTGAGTCTTACAGTtttggattattattatttttactaaactaCCTACCTGACCTACCATCGAACTAGCATTATaagattattacatatttataatgataattatattttatatgagtatTCGCTTCGACTTCTAAAGTGTCACTCATTCAACTTCCAAATAATCCCTTTATTCGCCTCTTTATTCGCCGGTTTCTGGGAAACCAATTGTAGTGGATATCGAATTTCAATTAGAAGTGTTGGTAGGTTTAGTTGACCTAAAGGCTGacgaatttaataatgattaaaatataaatgaatgatttaTTATCGTTactaacttattaattaattatttatcacataGAATACTTGATTTTTTTCCATTGACAATAgggttttgtttaaataaaaataaaaagatatatagaACTatacttcaaaatcaaaatatttattttgattatatatatattatagagtatatattacttggtggtagggctttgtgcaagcccgtctgggtaggtaccacccactcataagatattctaccgccaaataacagtattctgtattgttgtgttccggttagaaggctgagtgagccagtgtaatcacaggcacaaggaatataacatcttagttcccaaggttggtggctcataggtgatgtaaggaatggttaatatttcttacagcgcctttgtctatgggcggtggtgaccacttatcatcagtcggcccatatgctcgtccgccaaacaaagccataaaaaaaaaatacacaactgttgtttttatcaGTGTGTCGTCTccaaaatgactgacagcgaTTTTGCGGGATTAAAaaacgatttgaattttaatctGATTATATGGCAATAAAACGCGTATGTTTTGCCAAAGTATATTATTAGTGgctttttattagattttattaaaacaacattttgaagtactttttcaaacatagtagaatacccTATTCGGTCTAATCTAAAATCATTAGATCGATAAATTTATCCACGTAATGTGCAGTGAAGTGAGTAAATACAAGCAAACGGCGGATTGATATAAGGATCTTTCAACGAGATGTTTTATTAGTCCAGTACCTTAAGGATTCGTTTTTGTTTGAAATCATTTTATGTGTGTTTAATCTTCATATCAGGTATAAAATCATCTTTTCTGATTTgccaatattttcaatattttcattattaatagtaatgtaTTTATTCTCTTTGCAATAAAAGGATTTCAATTTAGAAGTATTCGTCACGATAATTActgattttaacatttaatgaatatagtatttaatttgttgttatgaGCCGACGTAAATCCATGATTGTGGTTTCAATACCgggtaagcaccactgattttccatgtgcttaatttgtgtttataattaatcaatttgcTATTGCATATGTCGGATATGAATCTGTCACAGTTgtatccaacaacccgcattggagcagttcCAAACCTTCACTTCAGATCGAGAGGCCTCAACCCAGAAGTGAaaaaattacaggctgttacttgttatacttttataaaaaactatcgaatatttatgaaatgtttgaAATCTTGGTTTTGAACGATGacagaaatacatttttagctAGACACCCACGAAACTGTTTATTAGTAAGGCGGAAAGTTATCAATgacctatttttattattattagttcagTAGTGTGATTTTGTAAGAAATCATCCCGTATCTCATTACTGAAATGTTAacaaccgacttacagtgacacgtcattttgatacgtctataataaatataaattttaaaattattataatcaatttcgTATATCAAATTCTGATATTTCGAGCTCGTGTTCTGGGGTGAATTTCGAGTTTCTGGTTTAAGAAtagcacagattataaaaaatataagtgaagcaacaaaacgAATACAAATCAAAGGGAATGAAAATTTCCGTTTGTGCTAAATGATgcgtatttttgttaattttaatgtaccGTGCGCTCTTtcgccttttgttttattatctgaGGTTACTGGGATCACATGACACAGATATTCATGATTTCGTAAACATGTGAGAGCTCAATTTCATTATTGGAACGCAGACTGAAATCTATTTACTGATTGGTATATATCTAAGATATCAAATCATatagacaaaattattaatttgaattttccGGTCAGCcaaatatttcacaaattaGCAACTTAGCACTCGTGACAAGTAAAATCATTTAACGTTCGTTTTGCGTCAGAATCATTTCACTTTGAAACgttttacattgaaattatattttcaacgtTATTCTaacttataactaaaaataattatgattaccaAAGCAAACGGTACGACGATAAACGTCCAAATACGCCAAATACTTACTTAAGtacttatatcaaattaaatgataatgaatGTATTGTGAAGCGACTTTTAACAAAGGTCAAAATTGCTTCAGAATCGTTGGCCTTTATAATGTGAATACGCTTAGTTTGAAAGGCTTTTGTTCAAAACGAACGTTTGGAATTGTGTTTCTAATTAGAAACGATTTTCCAACTCTCCGGtgatataatgattttataagtattttgacggtttgttttttaaatgaattagaaGATAAAGTAGACAAGATATAGACGAGAAAAGACAGAATATACAAACACGTATGAATGATAATCTACATGTTATTATGTCTATTATGATATTCGACAGAATGCATTTCGACTGATCGTTAACTGAAGTTAATGTTTACTGAACTATGTTTGAAGCATTCAATCTTcaaacgaatttaattttaatagtttattcatCAGAACCTTGCAACCTACATTTGTCAtttgttaaagttaaaaatctgGTATGATCTATTACCgactatttattatacatacatatatacgttcTAGTCACAGCAATTCATTTCATTTGAGTACTCAATTGGCGCGGATTATATTtgcaaatttaatctaaattgaTGTGTCTGCTATTACACAGATCTCCAATATGCATAAATCTCATGTGTGTAATATTCAGTCAAGTGATTGAAAATtatgcttataaattattactgaagtaaaataaatcatattaaaaaatggtTGCAGCAAGCTTGATCTTTATTAGTGCAGAAGTATCTACACTATGTTATATTGCAAAAAGGGCTTCTGACCTTGACCCTGCAAGGTTGCAGAAAGGATCGGTAGTAGACAAAGTCCATTCAGGTGagatatttaattgtttcgGACCTCCAAACCCAATTTCGCCAAAGTTTTTGTATAAGATGGATGTTTTGCGTGTCTTTTAAGTTTAGTAAGGATGTATCGTAATTCTTTTGTCCCTATACTGAGCTTCAGTTGTACCGCCTTGAGCCACGTATGAGTCTGGCCGGTCGGGATCGGGATGACTTAACTTTCGTGATACAAACTCTTCCGATAATTTAAGGGTTCATGGTTCAATAAAGAAATTGAGAAAAATAAGGCAAAATAGCTTCTCCATCTTCACCAATCAGAAAGGTCAAAGTTATTAAGCGCAGAAAACTTAATTGGtacttttttcattaataatatataatatatagtcaaTTGGAATGcctaaaaaaggttttaaattaataagaatttcTATTTAAAGAATTTCTGACTCCTTCAACATTTCCCGGTGCACTGAGGGTAAGTATCGCTAAGTGGTTAAGAGTATTAACATAGAGAAGCCTGCATTCATGTTTTGCAAAATGCATCTTTCATCAAAGAGCTATAAATGTTTAGTATGAAACTATTTCTTTTCTTCTTTACTAAAACAAAGATATGAAAAATAGACACGATTCATTCGTTAAAAGGAAtcaaaaattagaaaaaaacgttatttatgaataactgtttttttttattaagttacacGATGtggttttctttctttttttatatgggcgatttatttgttacattttattatgatactagattttttttacttagctTTAATTTAAGAAGTAGATTAGCCCCATTTACCCtttaaaacggaacacaacattaccaagtattgctgtttggtgctaaaatattatatgatgagtgggtggaacctacCAAGACGTGTTTGTAAAAAACTCTGGCctcaagtaaatatttttaagcatttaacaaacaatgttgtttgttaaatttttaagttttgttaaaACTGGGCAACTAATAATAAACTTTGTTGCATAATAATTAATGCCCATACAGATagagtaaaaat
The DNA window shown above is from Vanessa tameamea isolate UH-Manoa-2023 chromosome 16, ilVanTame1 primary haplotype, whole genome shotgun sequence and carries:
- the LOC113393978 gene encoding uncharacterized protein LOC113393978; amino-acid sequence: MIWLITDNGYRIESLTPDTFHGALKVIKEAFCQDEAVSIGSEINTNPKAAEELLELCADAALDGVSLIAVNENTGEVVAVAFNKIQVKTSDASEKPFFEIFADERCTQASSRSLIQFMADVDGRCNLFEKYKVDCSLEIMFLATLRDYRRLNLGTELCKCSIDLGRRIKDGTSYPINVEDLGPEYSHLKMRKPINTYPKICQAIWTTKVSRKIGRSLNFMVHLRVPLSEFVFNGKTYSERIGDEAAFCEVAALSL